The Saccharomyces cerevisiae S288C chromosome VII, complete sequence genome includes a region encoding these proteins:
- a CDS encoding uncharacterized protein (hypothetical protein; predicted member of the oligopeptide transporter (OPT) family of membrane transporters), translating into MPQSTPSQEVQRVPWDNKPALKQITLRATIAGIAIGSLVLTSNFQFGLQTGWVSMMSLPSALLACAFFKNIWPLIFPNDRPFSDVENVYVQSMAVAVGTGPLAFGFVGVIPAIEKFLTNDESGGLREQGQSFTFRELLIWSTALAFFGIFFAVPLRKQVIVREKLPFPSGSATATLISVLNGTEILQEVSKSELLEMRQRRLNECPEVLQPNRDPEEADYLMNSSHSELGDYTATSQDGSSILSTGSENYRANIIILLKTFVVSSLYTMVSYFVPVIRSIPVFGKYLSNNYLWNFQPSPAYIGQGIIMGLPTVSYMLIGCFLGWGVLAPLARYKRWVPPDADVHDWEEGVQGWILWSSLSIMVADSVVAFIVVTVKSIVKFILIDDKAALLNNIIDDTFQSMLLEEERAINSSRRNTYVDGRQDTVRLVSRDNEIEVDSKHLVRYTTVISGCLVSSIICIVSIIYLFGIQVIPLYAIITALILALFLSILGIRALGETDLNPVSGIGKISQLIFAFIIPRDRPGSVLMNVVSGGIAEASAQQAGDLMQDLKTGHLLGASPRAQFCAQLIGACWSIILSSFMYLCYNKVYSIPSEQFRIPTAVVWIDCARLVTGKGLPDKALECSMILGVIFAVLSLIRNTYRDYGYGWILYIPSGVAVGVGIFNSPSFTIARFIGGWASHFWLKNHRGDLNAKTKMIVFSSGLVLGEGIFSVINMLFICLNVPHY; encoded by the coding sequence ATGCCTCAATCTACTCCAAGTCAAGAAGTACAGCGTGTACCATGGGATAATAAACCTGCTTTGAAGCAGATAACACTCCGAGCAACCATAGCAGGTATCGCTATAGGGTCTCTGGTGCTaacatcaaattttcaatttggcCTGCAAACCGGTTGGGTTTCCATGATGTCCCTGCCATCGGCATTGTTAGCTTGTGctttctttaaaaatatcTGGCCATTAATATTTCCGAACGACAGGCCTTTCAGTGACGTTGAAAATGTATACGTACAAAGTATGGCAGTAGCTGTCGGAACAGGCCCATTAGCCTTTGGGTTTGTCGGCGTCATACCTGCCATCGAGAAGTTCCTTACTAACGACGAAAGTGGTGGATTAAGGGAACAAGGACAGTCCTTCACTTTTAGAGAATTGTTAATATGGTCCACAGCCCTAGCATTCTTcggtattttttttgcagtTCCTCTAAGAAAGCAAGTAATTGTTAGAGAGAAACTTCCCTTCCCCAGTGGTAGCGCCACGGCCACTTTAATTTCAGTGCTAAATGGAACTGAGATTTTACAAGAGGTTTCTAAGTCAGAGTTATTGGAAATGAGGCAGAGGAGATTGAATGAATGCCCTGAAGTGCTACAACCCAACAGAGATCCAGAGGAGGCGGATTATTTAATGAACTCTTCTCATAGCGAACTTGGTGATTATACGGCAACTAGCCAAGATGGAAGTTCTATCCTTTCTACTGGCTCTGAGAACTACAGAGcgaatattattattttattgaaaacttttgttgtttcttCGCTTTACACCATGGTGTCATATTTTGTACCGGTAATACGGTCTATTCCAGTCTTCGGAAAATACCTCTCGAACAATTATCTCTGGAATTTTCAGCCGTCGCCTGCGTATATAGGCCAAGGGATAATAATGGGTCTTCCAACAGTATCGTATATGCTTATCGGGTGCTTCTTAGGCTGGGGTGTGTTAGCACCATTGGCGAGATACAAAAGATGGGTACCACCAGATGCTGATGTCCACGACTGGGAGGAGGGAGTGCAAGGATGGATTCTTTGGTCGTCGCTTTCAATAATGGTTGCTGACAGTGTAGTCGCTTTTATTGTTGTGACAGTGAAGTCCATTGTGAAATTTATTCTTATAGATGACAAAGCTGCTTTACTGAACAACATAATCGATGATACATTTCAATCTATGTTACTGGAGGAGGAACGCGCCATTAATAGCAGCAGAAGAAATACATATGTTGATGGAAGGCAGGACACCGTAAGATTAGTGAGTAGAGATAACGAAATAGAAGTAGATTCGAAGCATTTGGTTCGCTATACCACCGTTATCAGTGGATGTCTAGTCTCCTCGATAATATGCATTGTTTCCATAATATATTTGTTTGGGATACAAGTAATTCCCCTATATGCTATTATCACTGCTTTGATACTTGCGTTGTTTCTATCTATTCTCGGTATTCGAGCACTTGGAGAGACCGATCTGAATCCTGTGAGCGGCATTGGTAAGATCTCTCAATTGATTTTTGCCTTTATCATACCAAGGGATAGACCTGGATCAGTGTTAATGAACGTGGTATCGGGAGGTATTGCAGAAGCCTCTGCCCAACAGGCGGGCGATTTAATGCAGGATTTGAAAACGGGGCACCTCCTCGGCGCCTCCCCAAGAGCTCAGTTCTGTGCCCAATTGATAGGGGCCTGTTGGTCAATTATTTTGTCTAGCTTCATGTATTTGTGCTACAATAAAGTTTATTCAATTCCGAGTGAGCAATTCAGGATACCGACAGCAGTAGTGTGGATAGATTGTGCAAGACTAGTAACTGGTAAAGGGCTCCCTGATAAGGCCTTGGAGTGCTCCATGATTCTCGGAGTCATATTTGCCGTTTTATCATTAATCAGAAACACTTATAGAGATTACGGATACGGGTGGATATTATATATTCCGTCTGG
- the CDC20 gene encoding ubiquitin-protein transferase activating protein CDC20 (Activator of anaphase-promoting complex/cyclosome (APC/C); APC/C is required for metaphase/anaphase transition; directs ubiquitination of mitotic cyclins, Pds1p, and other anaphase inhibitors; cell-cycle regulated; potential Cdc28p substrate; relative distribution to the nucleus increases upon DNA replication stress), whose protein sequence is MPESSRDKGNAAISGNRSVLSIASPTKLNILSSDWSRNQGKVSKNSLKRSSSLNIRNSKRPSLQASANSIYSRPKITIGAPPLIRRDSSFFKDEFDAKKDKATFSAYSSRSYPTIGSESVVSQTSLSQPTTSREVDEQFTVAADRYIPILQGASQNKVDPETLHEALPPPNASPISHLRAQTKIVFKQNVAEACGLDMNKRILQYMPEPPKCSSLRQKSYIMKKRTHYSYQQEQKIPDLIKLRKINTNPERILDAPGFQDDFYLNLLSWSKKNVLAIALDTALYLWNATTGDVSLLTDFENTTICSVTWSDDDCHISIGKEDGNTEIWDVETMSLIRTMRSGLGVRIGSLSWLDTLIATGSRSGEIQINDVRIKQHIVSTWAEHTGEVCGLSYKSDGLQLASGGNDNTVMIWDTRTSLPQFSKKTHTAAVKALSWCPYSPNILASGGGQTDKHIHFWNSITGARVGSINTGSQVSSLHWGQSHTSTNGGMMNKEIVATGGNPENAISVYNYETKFKVAEVVHAHEARICCSQLSPDGTTLATVGGDENLKFYKIFDPRCTGRSREDGLMDGMLGLIGKEGCRTNDKENRSKNSSEIHTRRPSSTSQYLIR, encoded by the coding sequence ATGCCAGAAAGCTCTAGAGATAAGGGAAATGCAGCAATTAGCGGTAACCGTTCTGTACTTTCTATTGCGTCCCCAACAAAGCTAAACATACTATCTTCCGATTGGTCCAGAAACCAAGGTAAAGTTTCTAAAAATTCGCTAAAGAGATCAAGTTCACTGAACATTAGAAACTCCAAACGTCCCAGTTTACAAGCCTCTGCCAATTCTATTTATTCAAGACCTAAGATTACAATTGGGGCACCACCGTTAATAAGACGagattcttcatttttcaaagatgaaTTTGACGCTAAAAAAGACAAAGCAACGTTTTCGGCATACTCTTCTCGTTCATATCCAACAATTGGATCTGAGAGCGTAGTTTCCCAAACATCTTTATCGCAACCGACAACATCTAGAGAAGTTGATGAGCAATTTACAGTAGCTGCGGATAGATATATTCCAATTCTACAGGGAGCTTCGCAAAACAAGGTCGATCCTGAAACCTTACACGAGGCATTACCTCCGCCAAACGCGTCGCCAATTTCACACTTAAGGGCCCAGACTAAGATTGTCTTCAAACAAAATGTAGCTGAAGCGTGTGGGTTAGATATGAATAAAAGAATACTACAATACATGCCGGAACCACCAAAATGCTCTTCCTTGAGACAAAAAAGCTATAtcatgaagaaaagaacacATTATAGTTATCAGcaggaacaaaaaattcctGATTTAATTAAATTAAGGAAAATCAATACCAATCCGGAAAGAATTCTTGATGCACCTGGTTTCCAAGACGACTTTTATTTAAACTTGTTAAGTTggtccaaaaaaaatgtcttAGCTATAGCACTAGACACTGCATTATATCTGTGGAATGCCACCACTGGGGATGTTTCCCTGTTAACGGATTTCGAAAACACCACAATATGCAGCGTTACGTGGTCTGATGATGATTGTCATATCTCTATCGGTAAAGAGGATGGGAACACCGAAATTTGGGACGTTGAGACCATGTCATTAATTAGAACTATGAGATCAGGCTTAGGTGTCCGTATCGGTTCATTGTCTTGGTTAGATACTTTGATAGCTACAGGCAGTCGTAGTGGAGAAATTCAAATCAATGATGTCAGGATCAAACAGCATATTGTATCTACATGGGCAGAGCACACAGGCGAAGTCTGCGGTTTGAGCTATAAAAGTGACGGATTGCAACTTGCATCTGGTGGTAATGATAACACTGTAATGATTTGGGATACCAGAACGTCCTTGCCTCAATTTTCCAAGAAGACGCATACTGCTGCTGTAAAAGCACTAAGCTGGTGTCCATATTCGCCAAATATTCTAGCCTCTGGAGGCGGACAAACAGATAAACACATCCATTTTTGGAACAGTATCACAGGTGCACGAGTTGGCTCAATCAATACCGGATCCCAGGTGAGCTCTTTACATTGGGGCCAAAGTCATACGTCAACCAATGGTGGTATGATGAATAAAGAGATTGTTGCCACAGGAGGTAATCCAGAGAATGCAATCTCTGTTTATAATTATGaaacaaaattcaaagttGCAGAAGTAGTTCATGCTCATGAAGCAAGAATATGCTGTTCTCAATTGTCCCCTGACGGAACCACATTGGCCACAGTGGGAGGAGATGAAAACTTAAAATTTTATAAGATATTTGATCCAAGATGTACAGGAAGATCGAGAGAAGACGGATTGATGGATGGTATGCTAGGACTTATTGGCAAGGAAGGTTGTCGAACAAATGATAAGGAGAATCGTTCCAAAAATTCGAGTGAGATTCATACAAGGAGGCCCTCTAGTACCAGCCAATATTTGATCAGgtga
- a CDS encoding uncharacterized protein (hypothetical protein; conserved among S. cerevisiae strains; YGL118C is not an essential gene) — protein sequence MPPEPVWHISAVTEKFPTHGAILYISLTFSFYKKMLRVLWHILLVYGKHAGKRKYRKVMTETNDSLYMKRNNCSGEYATLALSTRSCSFNMQQNDWVTMEGLFPFVMVLCHLETKPMKIGIQLILQVPFMGLGIHKENKEFYLIL from the coding sequence ATGCCACCTGAGCCAGTCTGGCACATATCTGCAGTAACAGAAAAGTTTCCTACTCATGGCGctattttatatatatcacttaccttttctttttataaaaaaatgttacgTGTATTATGGCATATATTGTTGGTGTACGGAAAACACGCGGGGAAGAGAAAGTATAGAAAAGTGATGACAGAAACAAATGACTCATTAtatatgaaaagaaataactGCAGCGGTGAATATGCCACACTGGCATTATCAACAAGGAGCTGTTCATTTAATATGCAACAGAATGATTGGGTAACTATGGAAGGACTATTTCCTTTTGTGATGGTTTTGTGTCATTTGGAAACGAAGCCAATGAAAATAGGTATCCAGCTTATACTACAAGTCCCTTTCATGGGTTTAGGAATTCACAAAGAGAATAAAGAATTCTACTTGAtattatga
- the ARO5 gene encoding Aro5p (Protein involved in aromatic amino acid biosynthesis; up-regulated following GCN4 induction, amino acid starvation, rapamycin treatment in GCN4-dependent manner; promoter contains Gcn4 control response element, which is bound by Gcn4p in vivo), translating to MQPISIKDVESDQGKVYIVNALKDLVCKCLLEFVDIQIESFMYPDDPKCFTRIFKGNKIVNEASDKDSKVRSYPSSLGVGHSALFPLIYIRQKTNSLRFLNDPKQLPTPLVDDMNAKFKGIIKVYENLIHLYHSYQTVDCNNMNQQKLLGDLVSRGNFMLDILHGYVTIASTIVRDSKDANILIDTVNRFIHDTILFHKRIIHNSNAYTEYHVMKRGMQRNQSEETLVELEFRILDVSDVNLDNEFDDFLQHRKTSLKITHRRVI from the coding sequence ATGCAGCcaatttcaataaaagatGTGGAAAGCGATCAAGGGAAAGTTTACATTGTTAATGCCTTAAAAGATCTCGTATGCAAGTGCCTTTTAGAATTCGTGGACATTCAAATTGAAAGTTTTATGTATCCGGACGATCCAAAGTGTTTTACAAGGATATTTAAAGGGAACAAGATAGTCAACGAAGCATCAGATAAAGATTCGAAAGTGAGAAGTTACCCATCTTCATTGGGTGTTGGACACTCTGCTTTGTTTCCTTTGATATACATAAGACAAAAAACCAACTCCTTGCGGTTTTTGAATGATCCAAAGCAATTACCAACACCACTGGTCGATGATATGAACGCAAAATTCAAAGGCATCATTAAAGTTTATGAAAATCTCATTCACTTGTACCATTCATATCAGACGGTGGATTGCAATAACATGAATCAGCAAAAGCTTTTGGGTGATCTGGTCAGTCGGGGTAATTTCATGCTTGATATCCTCCACGGGTATGTTACTATTGCATCAACAATAGTACGGGACAGTAAGGATGCCAATATCTTGATAGACACTGTTAATCGGTTCATCCACGATACCATATTATTCCACAAGCGCATAATACATAATTCCAACGCTTACACAGAGTACCATGTAATGAAACGTGGCATGCAAAGAAACCAGAGTGAGGAAACGTTAGTTGAACTTGAATTCCGAATACTGGATGTTTCTGATGTTAATCTGGacaatgaatttgatgactTTTTACAGCATAGAAAAACGTCTCTTAAAATAACTCATAGAAGGGTTATATGA
- the SNF4 gene encoding AMP-activated serine/threonine-protein kinase regulatory subunit SNF4 (Activating gamma subunit of the AMP-activated Snf1p kinase complex; additional subunits of the complex are Snf1p and a Sip1p/Sip2p/Gal83p family member; activates glucose-repressed genes, represses glucose-induced genes; role in sporulation, and peroxisome biogenesis; protein abundance increases in response to DNA replication stress): protein MKPTQDSQEKVSIEQQLAVESIRKFLNSKTSYDVLPVSYRLIVLDTSLLVKKSLNVLLQNSIVSAPLWDSKTSRFAGLLTTTDFINVIQYYFSNPDKFELVDKLQLDGLKDIERALGVDQLDTASIHPSRPLFEACLKMLESRSGRIPLIDQDEETHREIVVSVLTQYRILKFVALNCRETHFLKIPIGDLNIITQDNMKSCQMTTPVIDVIQMLTQGRVSSVPIIDENGYLINVYEAYDVLGLIKGGIYNDLSLSVGEALMRRSDDFEGVYTCTKNDKLSTIMDNIRKARVHRFFVVDDVGRLVGVLTLSDILKYILLGSN, encoded by the coding sequence ATGAAACCGACACAGGATTCACAAGAAAAGGTTTCTATTGAACAGCAGTTAGCTGTAGAATCGATAAGGAAGTTTTTGAACTCGAAAACATCTTATGACGTGTTGCCTGTTTCTTACCGTTTAATTGTCTTGGACACCTCGTTGTTAGTGAAGAAATCACTGAATGttcttttgcaaaataGCATTGTCTCTGCGCCATTATGGGACTCCAAGACTTCCAGGTTCGCTGGACTTCTAACTACTACAGATTTTATTAATGTCATCCAGTATTACTTCTCCAATCCAGATAAGTTCGAATTAGTAGACAAATTACAGTTAGATGGATTAAAAGATATAGAGCGTGCTCTCGGTGTTGATCAACTAGATACAGCTTCAATTCATCCTTCTAGACCCTTATTTGAGGCGTGTCTTAAGATGTTAGAATCAAGAAGTGGTAGAATACCACTGATCGATCAAGATGAAGAGACACATAGAGAAATTGTCGTTAGTGTTCTTACGCAATATAGAATTCTGAAGTTCGTTGCTTTAAATTGCAGGGAAACACATTTTCTAAAGATTCCAATTGGGGACTTGAACATTATTACGCAAGATAACATGAAAAGCTGTCAAATGACCACTCCGGTCATAGACGTCATTCAGATGCTTACCCAAGGTCGGGTTTCTTCCGTCCCTATTATTGACGAAAACGGCTACTTAATCAACGTATATGAAGCATACGATGTCCTAGGCTTGATAAAAGGAGGCATCTACAACGACCTGTCATTGAGCGTCGGAGAAGCCCTTATGAGGAGAAGTGATGATTTTGAGGGTGTTTATACATGCACTAAGAATGATAAATTATCTACTATTATGGATAACATCAGAAAAGCAAGGGTGCATAGATTCTTTGTAGTTGATGACGTCGGACGGTTGGTTGGTGTCTTGACGTTAAGCGATATTCTCAAATATATCCTTCTAGGTAGCAACTGA